Proteins from a single region of Oncorhynchus keta strain PuntledgeMale-10-30-2019 chromosome 20, Oket_V2, whole genome shotgun sequence:
- the LOC127909913 gene encoding transmembrane protein 196 gives MCSSRKILWSLLLLSVLEVGLGVSSIVLGAVGLSRVREEHKPQQGDASPIWSGLCFLICGMCGVLCARKRTGLIMILFSACCICGLIGGILNFQFVRALSRRPDSLRSLHLAAMTIACLGISSCTLSTWLTCRLASSEQQRMFLEREHSLHHSHEMAEKEPYTHGSFEILDNSSNGIPQISYNSNTTSL, from the exons ATGTGTTCCAGCCGGAAAATTCTGTGGAGCCTGCTGCTGCTGTCAGTGTTGGAGGTGGGGCTGGGGGTCTCCAGTATCGTCCTGGGAGCCGTTGGGCTAAGCCGGGTTAGGGAGGAACACAAACCACAGCAAGGAGATGCTTCACCTATCTGGAGCGGCCTGTGT tttctCATCTGTGGGATGTGTGGAGTCCTGTGTGCTAGGAAGAGGACTGGACTCATC atgatTCTGTTCTCAGCCTGCTGTATCTGTGGTCTGATTGGAGGGATTCTCAACTTCCAGTTCGTTCGGGCGTTGTCACGACGACCGGACTCTCTCCGCTCGCTACACCTGGCAGCCATGACCATTGCTTGCCTGG GTATCTCTTCCTGTACTCTCTCTACCTGGTTGACCTGTCGTCTGGCCAGTTCAGAACAACAGAGGATGTTTCTGGAGAGAGAACACTCACTGCACCACTCACATGAGATGGCTGAGAAGGAACCATACACACACGGATCTTTT GAGATCCTGGACAACTCCAGCAACGGGATTCCCCAGATCTCCTACAACAGCAACACCACCTCTCTTtga